A stretch of the Streptomyces sp. NBC_01428 genome encodes the following:
- a CDS encoding thymidine phosphorylase, whose protein sequence is MSMDAVSVIRTKRDRAELSDTQIDWVIDAYTRGEVADYQMAALNMAILLNGMNRREIARWTAAMIASGERMDFSSLSRPTADKHSTGGVGDKITLPLAPLVAACGAAVPQLSGRGLGHTGGTLDKLEAIPGWRALLSNEEMLHVLDTTGAVICAAGDGLAPADKKLYALRDVTGTVEAIPLIASSIMSKKIAEGTGSLVLDVKVGSGAFMKTIEDARELASTMVGLGTDHGVKTVALLTDMSTPLGLTAGNALEVRESVEVLAGGGPADVVELTIALAREMLDAAGVKDADPAKALADGSAMDVWRRMIAAQGGDPDAALPVAREQHVVTAPASGVLTRLDAYDIGIAAWRLGAGRARKEDPVQAGAGVELHAKPGDTVTAGQPLFTLHTDTPDRFDYALQATEGSYDIAAAGTDFKASPVVLERIA, encoded by the coding sequence ATGTCCATGGACGCCGTCTCCGTCATCCGCACCAAGCGCGACCGTGCCGAACTCAGTGATACGCAGATCGACTGGGTCATCGACGCGTACACCCGCGGCGAGGTCGCCGACTATCAGATGGCCGCCCTCAACATGGCGATCCTGCTCAACGGCATGAACCGCCGTGAGATCGCCCGCTGGACGGCCGCGATGATCGCGTCGGGCGAGCGCATGGACTTCTCGTCCCTGTCCCGCCCGACCGCCGACAAGCACTCCACGGGCGGCGTCGGCGACAAGATCACCCTCCCGCTGGCCCCGCTCGTCGCCGCGTGCGGCGCGGCCGTGCCGCAGCTGTCCGGGCGCGGCCTCGGCCACACCGGCGGCACCCTGGACAAGCTGGAGGCGATCCCGGGCTGGCGCGCCCTGCTCTCCAACGAGGAGATGCTGCACGTCCTCGACACCACCGGCGCGGTCATCTGCGCCGCCGGTGACGGGCTCGCCCCGGCCGACAAGAAGCTCTACGCGCTGCGCGACGTCACCGGCACCGTCGAGGCGATCCCGCTGATCGCGTCCTCGATCATGTCCAAGAAGATCGCCGAGGGCACCGGCTCGCTGGTCCTCGACGTGAAGGTCGGCTCTGGCGCCTTCATGAAGACCATCGAGGACGCCCGCGAACTCGCCTCCACGATGGTCGGCCTCGGTACCGACCACGGCGTGAAGACGGTCGCGCTGCTCACCGACATGTCCACGCCGCTCGGCCTCACTGCCGGCAACGCGCTGGAGGTCCGCGAGTCGGTCGAGGTGCTCGCCGGCGGCGGGCCCGCCGACGTCGTCGAGCTCACCATCGCCCTGGCGCGCGAGATGCTCGACGCGGCCGGCGTGAAGGACGCCGACCCGGCGAAGGCGCTCGCCGACGGCTCCGCGATGGACGTGTGGCGCCGCATGATCGCCGCGCAGGGCGGTGACCCGGACGCCGCGCTGCCCGTCGCCCGCGAGCAGCACGTCGTGACGGCCCCGGCCTCCGGTGTCCTGACCCGCCTCGACGCGTACGACATCGGCATCGCCGCCTGGCGCCTCGGTGCCGGACGCGCCCGCAAGGAGGACCCGGTGCAGGCCGGTGCCGGCGTCGAGCTGCACGCCAAGCCCGGTGACACGGTGACCGCGGGCCAGCCCCTCTTCACCCTCCACACGGACACCCCGGACCGCTTCGACTACGCGCTCCAGGCGACCGAGGGCTCGTACGACATCGCCGCGGCGGGCACGGACTTCAAGGCGTCCCCGGTCGTGCTGGAACGTATCGCCTGA
- a CDS encoding AEC family transporter, translating into MQGVLTGFAVIAVVIGVGYVIGRRGYLGDNGREVLTKLAFHVASPALLFTTLAQADLSVVFSGRLLVTAMSTAVAAGVFVAVGVVRHWGLGRTTIGALCSSYVNSGNLGIPIAVYVLGDASLVAPVLLFQQIMVTPIALTVLDLSGEGDKGPVWRRLITPLRNPIAVGSLSGVVVSATGLRVPGPVLDPLQLIGGMSVPAVLLAFGISLCGSSLPGRGADRAPVLLSVALKAVGQPLAAWALAVTVFGLHGAPLLDVVVTSALPAAQNLFTYASRYRVGETLARESVLLSTVAAVPVLVLVAALLG; encoded by the coding sequence GTGCAAGGGGTGTTGACGGGCTTCGCCGTGATCGCCGTGGTCATCGGCGTCGGGTACGTGATCGGGCGGCGCGGCTACCTCGGGGACAACGGGCGGGAGGTGCTGACGAAGCTCGCCTTCCATGTGGCGTCGCCCGCGCTGCTGTTCACGACGCTCGCGCAGGCCGACCTGTCGGTCGTCTTCTCCGGCCGGCTGCTGGTGACGGCGATGAGCACGGCCGTGGCGGCCGGGGTGTTCGTCGCGGTGGGGGTCGTACGTCACTGGGGTCTCGGCCGGACGACGATCGGCGCGCTCTGTTCCAGCTACGTCAACTCCGGGAACCTCGGTATCCCGATCGCCGTGTACGTGCTGGGCGACGCCTCACTGGTGGCGCCCGTGCTGCTGTTCCAGCAGATCATGGTGACGCCGATCGCCCTGACCGTGCTCGACCTGTCCGGAGAGGGCGACAAGGGGCCGGTGTGGCGGCGGCTGATCACCCCGCTGCGCAACCCCATCGCGGTCGGCTCGCTGAGCGGTGTCGTGGTGTCGGCGACGGGTCTGCGGGTGCCCGGGCCGGTCCTGGATCCGTTGCAGCTGATCGGCGGGATGTCGGTGCCGGCCGTGCTGCTGGCCTTCGGGATCTCGCTGTGCGGCAGCAGTCTGCCGGGCCGTGGCGCCGACCGGGCCCCGGTGCTCCTGTCGGTGGCCCTGAAGGCGGTGGGCCAGCCGCTGGCCGCCTGGGCGCTGGCCGTCACCGTGTTCGGCCTGCACGGCGCCCCGCTGCTGGACGTCGTGGTCACCTCGGCCCTCCCCGCCGCCCAGAACCTCTTCACGTACGCCTCCCGCTACCGGGTCGGCGAGACCCTGGCCCGCGAGTCGGTCCTGCTCTCGACGGTCGCGGCGGTGCCGGTGCTCGTGCTGGTGGCGGCGCTGCTGGGGTGA
- a CDS encoding cytidine deaminase, protein MTTAGADPAPVDWEQLREVARAAMNRAYAPYSGYPVGAAARVDDGRTVSGCNVENASYGLSLCAECGLVSELRNTGGGRLTHFTCVDGRGEVLVPCGRCRQLLFEFGGPDLVLETPAGLLPLSEMLPQAFGPAHLRQ, encoded by the coding sequence GTGACCACCGCCGGCGCGGACCCCGCGCCCGTCGACTGGGAGCAGCTGCGGGAGGTGGCCCGCGCGGCGATGAACCGCGCGTACGCCCCCTACTCGGGCTACCCGGTCGGCGCCGCCGCCCGCGTCGACGACGGCCGTACCGTCTCCGGCTGCAACGTCGAGAACGCCTCCTACGGCCTCTCGCTGTGCGCCGAGTGCGGTCTGGTCTCCGAGCTGCGCAACACGGGCGGCGGCCGGCTGACGCACTTCACGTGCGTCGACGGGCGGGGCGAGGTCCTCGTCCCGTGCGGTCGCTGCCGTCAGCTGCTGTTCGAGTTCGGCGGGCCCGACCTCGTGCTGGAGACGCCGGCCGGACTCCTGCCCCTCTCCGAGATGCTGCCGCAGGCCTTCGGCCCCGCCCATCTCCGCCAGTAA
- a CDS encoding Uma2 family endonuclease, producing MRALTVSQDPDQSWDDLVRFWEEMEWPEGSKVEIIEGIITVSPAPAARHNVIAARIHRRLYSVIPEDWEVFQTLAIAVPSRLGMLIPDIVVAPVPMCADTDTHIPAAMAELVVEITSKSNARHDRVSKPAAYAAAGIPLYLLVDPWAPEGAAVTLFGDPKGEVYRPLSTVKFGEPIKLPTPFDLVIETSEFPES from the coding sequence ATGAGGGCACTCACCGTGAGCCAGGACCCCGACCAGAGCTGGGACGACCTCGTCCGGTTCTGGGAGGAGATGGAATGGCCCGAGGGCAGCAAGGTGGAGATCATCGAGGGGATCATCACCGTGTCACCTGCTCCCGCCGCACGACACAACGTGATTGCGGCTCGTATCCACCGTCGCCTCTACTCGGTGATCCCCGAGGACTGGGAGGTCTTCCAGACCCTGGCCATCGCCGTGCCGTCCCGCCTCGGCATGCTCATCCCGGACATCGTGGTGGCGCCGGTCCCGATGTGCGCCGACACGGACACCCACATTCCGGCGGCGATGGCAGAACTGGTCGTGGAGATCACCTCGAAGTCCAACGCCCGTCACGATCGCGTCAGCAAGCCGGCCGCCTACGCCGCCGCGGGTATTCCGCTCTACCTCCTGGTCGATCCGTGGGCACCCGAAGGCGCCGCCGTGACGCTTTTCGGAGACCCGAAGGGCGAGGTCTACCGGCCCCTCAGTACCGTCAAGTTCGGCGAACCCATCAAGCTCCCCACGCCGTTCGACCTCGTCATCGAGACCAGCGAGTTCCCCGAGAGCTGA
- a CDS encoding VanZ family protein produces MQRLGSDGDRAVTRVRVAGGVLLVAHLALVAWITLRPLDVPWVSAANLRPFAGIRADLALDPEAAARRIAAGLGLLAPLGVLLPLASGRLAVSTLGSLLRTVAAGTLLSLGIELLQTGVPGQVVDIDSILLNTLGVALAHLAVVPAVRAGIRRRAETRHRATVLREDPAQGLTPTIPRVGIAP; encoded by the coding sequence GTGCAGCGTCTTGGTTCAGACGGCGACCGTGCCGTCACCCGCGTCCGTGTGGCAGGAGGTGTCCTCCTCGTCGCACACCTCGCCCTCGTCGCCTGGATCACCCTGCGCCCGCTGGACGTCCCCTGGGTGAGTGCCGCCAATCTGCGGCCGTTCGCCGGCATCAGAGCCGACCTGGCGCTCGACCCGGAGGCCGCGGCCCGCCGGATCGCCGCGGGGCTCGGACTGCTCGCCCCGCTGGGGGTGCTGCTGCCGCTGGCGAGTGGCAGGCTCGCGGTCTCCACGCTCGGCTCGCTGCTGCGGACGGTCGCCGCGGGCACCCTGCTGTCGCTGGGCATAGAGCTGCTCCAGACCGGGGTTCCCGGCCAGGTCGTGGACATCGACTCGATCCTGCTGAACACCCTCGGGGTGGCCCTCGCGCACCTCGCGGTCGTACCCGCCGTGCGCGCCGGGATCCGTCGCCGGGCGGAGACGCGGCACCGGGCGACCGTTCTCCGGGAGGACCCCGCTCAGGGTCTGACCCCGACGATTCCCAGGGTCGGCATCGCTCCGTAG
- a CDS encoding adenosine deaminase, translating into MTSQIRNTPSSEQIRRAPKVLLHDHLDGGLRPGTIVELARESGYSNLPETDADKLGLWFREAADSGSLERYLETFAHTCAVMQTREALVRVARECAEDLAEDGVVYAEVRYAPEQHLEGGLSLEEVVEAVNEGFREGERLARENGHRIRVGALLTAMRHAARALEIAELANRYRDLGVVGFDIAGAEAGFPPTRHLDAFEYLKRENNHFTIHAGEAFGLPSIWQALQWCGADRLGHGVRIIDDITVREDGSVELGRLASYVRDKRIPLELCPSSNLQTGAADSYAEHPIGLLRRLHFRATVNTDNRLMSGTSMSREFEHLVEAFGYSLEDMQWFSVNAMKSAFIPFDERLAMINDVIKPGYAELKSEWLFRQTASTSGSVGDQA; encoded by the coding sequence ATGACGAGCCAGATCCGGAACACCCCGAGCTCGGAACAGATCCGCCGGGCGCCCAAGGTCCTGCTGCACGATCATCTCGACGGGGGCCTGCGCCCCGGGACGATCGTCGAACTCGCCCGGGAATCGGGCTACTCGAACCTCCCCGAGACCGATGCCGACAAGCTCGGCCTCTGGTTCCGCGAGGCCGCCGACTCCGGTTCGCTGGAGCGGTACCTGGAGACCTTCGCCCACACCTGCGCCGTCATGCAGACCCGCGAGGCACTGGTCCGGGTGGCCCGCGAGTGCGCCGAGGATCTCGCCGAGGACGGTGTCGTCTACGCCGAGGTGCGGTACGCGCCCGAGCAGCACCTGGAGGGCGGGCTCAGCCTCGAAGAGGTCGTCGAGGCGGTCAACGAGGGTTTCCGGGAGGGGGAGCGGCTGGCCCGGGAGAACGGCCACCGCATCCGGGTCGGCGCGCTGCTCACCGCGATGCGGCACGCGGCCCGCGCCCTGGAGATCGCCGAACTCGCCAACCGCTACCGCGATCTGGGCGTCGTCGGCTTCGACATCGCGGGTGCCGAGGCCGGGTTCCCGCCCACCCGGCACCTCGACGCCTTCGAGTACCTCAAGCGCGAGAACAACCACTTCACGATCCACGCCGGTGAGGCGTTCGGACTGCCGTCCATCTGGCAGGCCCTCCAGTGGTGCGGCGCCGACCGGCTCGGCCACGGCGTCCGCATCATCGACGACATCACGGTGCGCGAGGACGGTTCGGTCGAGCTCGGGCGGCTCGCCTCCTACGTCCGGGACAAGCGCATCCCGCTGGAGCTGTGCCCGAGCTCCAACCTCCAGACCGGCGCCGCCGACTCGTACGCCGAGCACCCGATCGGGCTGCTGCGGCGGCTGCATTTCCGGGCCACGGTCAATACGGACAACAGGCTGATGTCCGGGACGAGCATGAGCCGGGAATTCGAGCACCTTGTCGAAGCGTTCGGTTATTCGCTCGAAGACATGCAGTGGTTCTCGGTCAATGCTATGAAGTCAGCATTCATTCCTTTCGATGAACGACTTGCCATGATCAATGACGTGATCAAGCCCGGATATGCAGAACTCAAGTCCGAATGGCTGTTCCGGCAGACCGCCTCGACCAGCGGTTCTGTCGGGGATCAGGCCTGA
- a CDS encoding PspC domain-containing protein has product MTALARPTNGRMIGGVCAALARRFGTSATTMRVIFVVSCLLPGPQFLLYIALWILFPSEDKASRTAW; this is encoded by the coding sequence ATGACCGCCCTTGCCCGCCCCACGAACGGCCGCATGATCGGCGGAGTCTGTGCTGCGCTGGCACGGCGCTTCGGCACCTCCGCGACCACGATGCGCGTCATCTTCGTGGTGTCCTGCCTGCTCCCCGGCCCGCAGTTCCTGCTCTACATCGCGCTGTGGATCCTCTTCCCCTCCGAGGACAAGGCCTCCCGCACCGCCTGGTGA
- a CDS encoding MFS transporter, with protein MPSASTGASTAVAATSSVPDTDTTDSRMAPGGPGYRRMSFALFLAGVATFALLYSTQALLPLVSADFAVSASEASWTVSAATGGLALFVLPMSALSERFGRRTVMTASLAVAVAVGLLVPFAPSIGALVALRAVQGAALAGLPASATAYLAEEVRPKALITAIGLFVAGNSVGGMSGRVITGWVAQEWGWRVAVGVIGLIAVACAVAFRMLLPAPRHFAQGSLRPRVLARTVRDHLANPLLRRLYAIGALFMMVFGGVYTVIGYRLTEAPFSLPQGIVGSIFLVYLVGTVSASTAGRLVGRVGRRGSLYLAGGTTTAGLLLSLGDSLVLVLLGLVLITAGFFAGHAVASSSVSHTAQHGRAQASALYQSAYYIGSSAGSTLGAVAFHAGGWAGTVVMGLLAVLGVVSITLAGSHAARAAARRTPALAH; from the coding sequence ATGCCTTCCGCCAGTACCGGGGCGTCCACCGCGGTGGCCGCCACCTCGTCAGTCCCCGACACCGACACCACCGATTCCCGTATGGCCCCGGGCGGGCCCGGCTACCGCCGGATGAGCTTCGCGCTCTTCCTCGCGGGCGTCGCGACCTTCGCGCTCCTCTACTCCACGCAGGCCCTCCTCCCGCTCGTCTCCGCGGACTTCGCGGTGAGCGCGAGCGAGGCGAGCTGGACGGTGTCGGCGGCGACCGGCGGACTGGCCCTGTTCGTCCTCCCGATGAGCGCCCTGTCGGAGCGCTTCGGACGCCGTACGGTGATGACGGCCTCCCTGGCGGTGGCGGTGGCCGTCGGTCTTCTCGTGCCCTTCGCGCCGTCGATCGGCGCGCTGGTGGCCCTGCGGGCGGTACAGGGCGCGGCCCTCGCGGGCCTCCCGGCCTCGGCGACCGCGTATCTGGCGGAGGAGGTCCGCCCCAAGGCGCTGATCACCGCGATCGGCCTGTTCGTCGCGGGCAACAGCGTCGGCGGGATGAGCGGCCGGGTGATCACCGGCTGGGTCGCCCAGGAGTGGGGCTGGCGGGTGGCCGTCGGTGTGATCGGGCTGATCGCCGTGGCCTGCGCGGTCGCCTTCCGGATGCTGCTGCCCGCACCCCGGCACTTCGCGCAGGGCTCGCTGCGGCCCCGGGTGCTGGCCCGCACGGTGCGCGACCACCTCGCGAACCCGCTGCTGCGCCGGCTGTACGCGATCGGCGCGCTGTTCATGATGGTGTTCGGCGGGGTCTACACGGTCATCGGCTACCGCCTGACGGAGGCGCCCTTCTCGCTCCCCCAGGGCATCGTCGGTTCGATCTTCCTGGTGTACCTGGTCGGCACGGTGTCCGCGTCGACGGCGGGCCGGCTGGTCGGCCGGGTCGGCCGGCGCGGCTCCCTGTACCTGGCGGGCGGCACCACGACGGCCGGGCTGCTGCTCTCCCTCGGGGACTCGCTGGTCCTGGTCCTGCTGGGCCTCGTACTGATCACGGCGGGCTTCTTCGCGGGCCACGCGGTCGCGTCCTCGTCGGTGAGCCACACCGCGCAGCACGGCCGGGCGCAGGCGTCGGCTCTCTACCAGTCCGCGTACTACATCGGCTCCAGCGCGGGCAGCACGCTCGGCGCGGTCGCCTTCCACGCCGGCGGCTGGGCGGGCACGGTGGTCATGGGGCTCCTCGCGGTGCTCGGCGTCGTCTCGATCACCCTGGCCGGCTCGCACGCGGCACGCGCCGCGGCCCGCAGGACGCCCGCGCTCGCCCACTGA
- a CDS encoding ATP-binding protein, with protein sequence MKQSAAKTLGVAALGAAFAAAGAGAANAAPAVPDASSALDTVTRTLPAENVAKALPGAGEALAQGQNALGAGVAAAQPAAARLLADGPAAPVAGLLGGLPVQGLPTHGLPVNGIPLG encoded by the coding sequence ATGAAGCAGTCTGCAGCCAAGACCCTCGGTGTCGCCGCTCTCGGTGCCGCGTTCGCCGCCGCCGGCGCGGGTGCCGCGAACGCCGCCCCGGCCGTGCCGGACGCCTCCTCGGCGCTGGACACCGTCACCCGGACGCTCCCCGCCGAGAACGTCGCCAAGGCGCTCCCCGGTGCCGGTGAGGCGCTCGCCCAGGGTCAGAACGCGCTCGGCGCGGGCGTCGCCGCCGCGCAGCCCGCCGCCGCGCGACTGCTCGCCGACGGCCCCGCCGCGCCGGTGGCCGGACTGCTCGGTGGCCTGCCGGTGCAGGGCCTGCCCACGCACGGCCTGCCGGTGAACGGGATCCCGCTGGGCTGA
- a CDS encoding LysR family transcriptional regulator, producing MAHQQRSEAHLSPFSDTEDIGNMAAVLAPRLAHFAGVARTEHVTRAAQEMQVPQSTLSRSLVRLEQDLGVDLFARRGRTLSLTPAGRTFLSSVERALAEIERAADEVRADADPATGKVAFGFLHTMGSETVPGLIRAFRADHPRVRFSLVQNYGEAMLERLRSGELDLCLTSPVPDAPDLVGRRLDEQKLRLVVPADHPLAGRRRVRLAEAADESFVTLEPGYGMRRITDDLCQEAGFRPRIAFEGEEAETLRGLVAAGLGVALLPPPAVARPGVVELTVTAPRAVREIGVAWLDGHPDTPPVAAFKKFLLSRRGRLLPD from the coding sequence ATGGCGCATCAGCAGAGGTCAGAGGCTCACCTGTCACCGTTCAGTGACACAGAAGACATCGGGAACATGGCCGCCGTGCTCGCTCCGCGGCTCGCGCACTTCGCGGGTGTCGCGCGCACCGAGCACGTCACCCGCGCCGCGCAGGAGATGCAGGTCCCCCAGTCCACGCTCTCCCGGTCGCTGGTCCGGCTCGAACAGGACCTGGGCGTCGACCTGTTCGCCCGCCGCGGCCGAACCCTGTCGCTGACCCCCGCGGGCCGCACGTTCCTGTCCTCGGTGGAGCGCGCCCTCGCGGAGATCGAGCGCGCCGCCGACGAGGTCCGCGCCGACGCCGACCCGGCCACCGGCAAGGTCGCCTTCGGCTTCCTGCACACCATGGGCTCCGAGACGGTGCCCGGCCTGATCCGGGCCTTCCGCGCCGACCATCCGCGGGTGCGCTTCAGTCTCGTGCAGAACTACGGGGAGGCCATGCTGGAGCGGCTGCGCTCCGGCGAACTGGACCTGTGTCTCACCTCGCCGGTGCCGGACGCGCCGGACCTGGTGGGCCGCCGTCTCGACGAGCAGAAGCTCCGGCTCGTCGTGCCGGCCGATCATCCGCTGGCCGGCCGCAGGCGCGTGCGCCTCGCCGAGGCGGCCGACGAGAGCTTCGTGACCCTGGAACCCGGCTACGGGATGCGCCGGATCACCGACGACCTGTGCCAGGAGGCCGGGTTCCGGCCGCGCATCGCCTTCGAGGGGGAGGAGGCGGAGACCCTCCGCGGCCTCGTCGCCGCCGGCCTCGGTGTCGCCCTGCTGCCGCCACCGGCCGTCGCCCGCCCGGGAGTTGTCGAACTGACGGTCACCGCGCCGCGGGCCGTCCGCGAGATCGGTGTGGCCTGGCTCGACGGGCACCCGGACACCCCGCCGGTGGCCGCCTTCAAGAAGTTCCTGCTGTCCCGCAGGGGCCGCCTGCTGCCCGACTGA
- a CDS encoding sigma-70 family RNA polymerase sigma factor has translation MSEGTATTADLDVRLEKHRVELTGYCYRMLGSSFEAEDAVQDTMVRAWRSYDKFEGRSSMRSWLYRIATNVCLDMLNAGNRRARPMDLTGPSPLAQAALTPRADNTWLEPMPDARVLPTTGDPAEAAVAKESVRLAFMAALQQLPPKQRAVLILREVLAWRASEVAELLGTTVASVNSALQRARATLAESEGEGADAATSDPLDEEQQKLLERYVAAFEGYDMTALTALLHEDAIMTMPPFDLWLRGTSDITGFMTTLGAACANSRLIPVEVNGLPGFAHYKPDEEAGGYVPWAVQALEISKGRITGFHCFLDTARWFPLFGLPPHLDGPEEVAALAASGVRGGTGGGVEAEADEVE, from the coding sequence ATGAGCGAGGGCACGGCGACGACGGCAGACCTGGACGTCCGGCTGGAGAAGCACCGGGTCGAGCTGACCGGGTACTGCTACCGGATGCTCGGCTCCTCCTTCGAGGCCGAGGACGCGGTGCAGGACACGATGGTCCGCGCCTGGCGCAGCTACGACAAGTTCGAGGGCCGCTCCTCGATGCGGTCCTGGCTGTACCGCATCGCGACGAACGTCTGCCTGGACATGCTCAACGCGGGCAACCGCAGGGCCCGCCCGATGGACCTCACGGGCCCCTCACCGCTCGCCCAGGCGGCCCTCACCCCCCGCGCGGACAACACCTGGCTGGAGCCGATGCCCGACGCCCGTGTGCTGCCCACCACCGGTGACCCGGCGGAGGCCGCGGTCGCCAAGGAGTCGGTGCGCCTCGCCTTCATGGCGGCCCTCCAGCAGCTCCCGCCCAAGCAGCGCGCGGTGCTCATCCTGCGCGAGGTCCTCGCGTGGCGGGCGAGCGAGGTCGCCGAGCTGCTCGGCACGACGGTCGCGTCGGTCAACAGCGCGCTCCAGCGGGCCCGCGCCACCCTCGCCGAGAGCGAGGGGGAGGGCGCGGACGCCGCCACCTCGGACCCGCTCGACGAGGAGCAGCAGAAGCTCCTGGAGCGCTATGTGGCGGCGTTCGAGGGCTATGACATGACGGCGTTGACGGCGCTCCTCCACGAGGACGCGATCATGACGATGCCGCCGTTCGACCTGTGGCTGCGCGGCACGTCGGACATCACCGGTTTCATGACGACGCTGGGTGCCGCCTGCGCGAACTCGCGGCTGATCCCGGTCGAGGTGAACGGCCTGCCGGGCTTCGCGCACTACAAGCCGGACGAGGAAGCCGGGGGCTACGTGCCCTGGGCGGTCCAGGCGCTGGAGATCTCAAAGGGCCGCATCACCGGGTTCCACTGCTTCCTCGACACCGCGCGCTGGTTCCCGTTGTTCGGGCTCCCGCCGCACCTGGACGGTCCCGAGGAGGTCGCGGCACTCGCGGCCTCCGGGGTCCGGGGCGGCACCGGTGGAGGTGTCGAAGCGGAGGCCGACGAGGTCGAGTAG
- a CDS encoding alpha/beta hydrolase, producing MAQQATPVRMARLGRAPGPEPTAVSGVVLLLPGGEQTSARRPSPMMAAASVRALGRRLTRAGRTEGLVTHVVHYRVRGWNGSEAHLAGDASWATDEVVRRYGDVPVCLAGIDMGARAALRAGGHTAVNSVLALAPWLPEEDVAAPPEPVKQLAGRRVLIVHGTNDERTDPELSFRLAARAKKANRDICRFEVHSDGHALHQHRHEVLSLAEDFVLGSLFGHSFSRPVEDAFAAPPPLGLRMPLAAGFGQSLRR from the coding sequence ATGGCACAGCAAGCGACGCCGGTTCGGATGGCCCGGCTGGGGAGGGCGCCCGGCCCGGAGCCGACGGCGGTCAGCGGGGTTGTTCTGCTGCTGCCGGGCGGCGAGCAGACCTCGGCCCGCAGACCCTCCCCCATGATGGCGGCCGCCTCCGTTCGCGCGCTGGGCCGCAGGCTGACCCGCGCCGGGCGGACGGAAGGCCTGGTCACGCACGTGGTGCACTACCGGGTCCGCGGCTGGAACGGCAGCGAGGCCCACCTCGCGGGCGACGCGTCCTGGGCCACGGACGAGGTCGTACGCCGCTACGGGGACGTCCCCGTGTGCCTGGCCGGCATCGACATGGGTGCCCGGGCCGCTCTGCGCGCGGGCGGCCACACCGCCGTCAACTCCGTGCTGGCGCTGGCCCCCTGGCTGCCGGAGGAGGATGTCGCGGCACCACCCGAACCGGTGAAACAGCTGGCCGGGCGACGGGTACTGATCGTGCACGGCACCAACGACGAGCGCACCGACCCGGAGTTGTCCTTCCGGCTCGCGGCACGCGCGAAGAAGGCCAACCGCGACATCTGCCGCTTCGAGGTCCACTCCGACGGCCACGCGCTGCACCAGCACCGGCACGAAGTCCTCTCCCTGGCCGAGGACTTCGTGCTGGGGTCGCTGTTCGGCCACTCCTTCTCCCGGCCCGTCGAGGACGCGTTCGCCGCGCCGCCGCCGCTGGGCCTGCGGATGCCGCTCGCGGCGGGCTTCGGACAGTCGCTGCGCCGCTAG